The following proteins are encoded in a genomic region of Gimesia algae:
- a CDS encoding DUF1501 domain-containing protein — protein MLRIEDQSIRLCDRMPRRSFMQIGGLAMGGLSLPQILKAQEESGKRSSHKAVIMIFLAGGPPHQDMFDLKPDAPDEIRGEFKPINTNVPGIQISELMPRVAGMMDKFSIIRSLVGAEGRHDSFECCTGHHFRSAQPQGGWPSVGSAISKVKGPVNPTVPSYIDLSHTMAHNPWNIKGSGFLGLEHAPFRPDGDVMENMTLNSISNTRLTERASLLNNLDRFRRVSETKLTDGTYDGYTKQALEVLSSSRLVEALNLEKEDPKVRARYGKDDPKVLKYPLEMGYQAIMSRFLLARRAVEAGARCVTCSFAHFDWHGNNFGYARSVIPLLDQGVAALVEDLHERGMDKDVTVLVWGEFGRTPKINKKAGRDHWPRVHAALMAGGGMKTGQVIGSTNRLGEEAVDRPVHMQEVFATLYHNLGIDVASTTIEDNNGRPQYLIDEQTPIHELV, from the coding sequence ATGCTCAGGATTGAAGATCAATCGATTCGATTATGCGACCGGATGCCGCGACGTTCTTTCATGCAGATTGGCGGTCTCGCCATGGGCGGGCTCTCTCTGCCTCAGATTTTGAAAGCGCAGGAAGAAAGCGGAAAACGATCTTCCCATAAAGCAGTTATTATGATTTTCCTGGCAGGCGGTCCTCCCCATCAGGATATGTTCGATTTAAAACCGGACGCCCCCGATGAAATTCGTGGTGAATTTAAACCGATCAACACCAACGTGCCCGGGATTCAAATCAGCGAATTGATGCCGCGCGTCGCCGGTATGATGGATAAGTTTTCGATCATTCGCTCACTGGTCGGTGCGGAAGGTCGCCACGATTCGTTCGAGTGCTGTACCGGTCATCATTTCCGCAGCGCACAACCACAGGGGGGCTGGCCTTCCGTCGGATCGGCAATCTCTAAAGTCAAAGGTCCGGTCAATCCCACGGTTCCCTCTTACATCGACCTGTCCCACACGATGGCGCACAACCCCTGGAACATTAAAGGTTCTGGTTTCCTGGGACTGGAACATGCACCGTTTCGTCCAGACGGCGATGTGATGGAGAACATGACGCTCAACTCCATTTCCAATACGCGTCTCACTGAGCGCGCCAGTCTGTTAAATAACCTGGATCGCTTCCGCCGCGTTTCAGAGACAAAACTGACTGATGGTACATACGATGGCTACACGAAGCAGGCACTGGAAGTTCTTTCCTCATCCCGACTGGTCGAGGCGTTGAACCTCGAAAAAGAAGACCCCAAAGTCCGGGCCCGTTATGGGAAAGACGACCCCAAAGTTTTGAAGTACCCGCTGGAAATGGGATACCAGGCGATTATGTCCCGTTTTCTGCTGGCACGCCGGGCGGTAGAAGCGGGGGCACGCTGCGTGACCTGTAGCTTCGCCCATTTCGACTGGCACGGCAATAATTTTGGCTATGCCCGCAGTGTGATCCCCCTGCTCGATCAGGGAGTCGCTGCTTTAGTGGAAGACCTGCATGAGCGAGGCATGGATAAAGATGTCACCGTTCTGGTCTGGGGTGAATTTGGACGCACGCCTAAAATTAATAAGAAGGCGGGACGCGATCATTGGCCGCGCGTGCATGCTGCCCTCATGGCAGGTGGCGGTATGAAAACCGGACAGGTCATCGGTTCAACGAACCGCCTGGGCGAAGAAGCCGTCGACCGTCCCGTACATATGCAGGAAGTCTTTGCGACCCTGTACCACAATCTGGGTATCGATGTCGCCTCGACAACCATCGAAGACAACAATGGTCGTCCCCAGTACCTGATTGATGAACAGACCCCGATCCACGAACTGGTATAG
- a CDS encoding DUF1559 domain-containing protein has product MRYRNRIQGFTLIELLVVIAIIAILIALLLPAVQQAREAARRSTCKNNLKQVSLALHNYHEIHGVFPPGAIATTATSTAYNVWGDAGNTTGAGLHGTSWMLQILPLVDQANIYNQWDFNTNVIGNRSAAENNIPVFYCPTRRSKVRKVDEKITIGENPGTSTPPSNRFTKGGSDYGVCMGGGNGWADGDLIHLTHRTDALIGTFGGGTGAFLGVFSVNSDTALRDIDDGASNTIMSGEVQKLHGSTAPKTSQDSWAAGGVGNMFDTGISGGTAGGFNNNFYQSAGSDHTGGAHFGFADGSVHFLSENMSSRVYLELGTADGGETTKFVP; this is encoded by the coding sequence ATGCGCTATCGGAACAGAATACAGGGTTTTACTTTGATCGAGTTACTGGTGGTGATTGCCATTATCGCCATACTGATTGCACTTCTGCTGCCTGCAGTACAACAGGCACGGGAAGCGGCCCGCCGCAGTACCTGCAAAAATAATCTGAAACAGGTCAGCCTGGCGCTACACAATTACCATGAAATTCATGGCGTATTTCCCCCGGGAGCCATTGCGACAACGGCAACATCGACCGCATACAATGTCTGGGGTGATGCTGGGAATACCACTGGAGCCGGTCTGCATGGTACGAGCTGGATGCTGCAGATCCTCCCCCTGGTGGATCAGGCCAACATCTATAATCAATGGGATTTTAATACGAATGTGATTGGGAACCGGTCTGCTGCAGAAAATAATATCCCTGTGTTTTACTGTCCGACGCGGCGGAGTAAAGTCCGCAAAGTAGATGAGAAAATTACGATCGGAGAAAATCCGGGAACCAGTACGCCACCCTCCAATCGTTTTACAAAAGGAGGCTCTGATTACGGGGTCTGTATGGGAGGTGGGAACGGCTGGGCCGATGGAGACCTGATTCATCTCACACACCGTACGGATGCGTTGATTGGCACTTTTGGTGGAGGCACCGGTGCTTTTCTGGGAGTTTTTTCTGTCAACAGTGACACCGCGTTGCGTGATATCGATGATGGAGCTTCAAACACGATCATGAGCGGGGAAGTACAGAAATTGCACGGCTCAACCGCACCCAAAACAAGTCAGGATAGTTGGGCCGCTGGTGGCGTGGGAAACATGTTTGACACTGGAATATCAGGCGGTACCGCTGGCGGATTCAATAACAACTTCTATCAGTCTGCCGGCAGTGATCACACCGGGGGCGCTCACTTCGGTTTCGCTGATGGTTCCGTCCACTTTCTCAGTGAAAACATGAGTTCCCGAGTCTACCTGGAACTGGGAACGGCTGACGGAGGTGAAACAACAAAATTTGTCCCCTGA
- a CDS encoding carboxypeptidase-like regulatory domain-containing protein, with amino-acid sequence MQHMRVVGSVVLCLGLLVSLSACGGSDAPPLGQVKGKVTLDGAPLADANVTFMPETIRGSSGTTDSDGNYELTYIRDEKGAAIGNHKVVISKLVDEKETIPPNYSDETELTAVVKAGPNEINFDLTEN; translated from the coding sequence ATGCAACATATGCGAGTCGTCGGTTCTGTTGTCCTCTGTCTGGGATTACTGGTTAGTCTGTCAGCCTGCGGTGGCAGCGATGCACCACCGTTAGGGCAGGTGAAAGGCAAGGTGACATTGGATGGGGCACCATTGGCTGATGCCAACGTGACATTTATGCCAGAGACAATACGTGGTTCTTCCGGCACAACAGACAGTGATGGAAATTATGAATTAACTTATATACGTGATGAAAAGGGGGCGGCTATCGGGAACCATAAAGTGGTGATCAGCAAACTCGTTGATGAAAAAGAAACGATACCGCCAAATTACAGCGACGAAACGGAATTGACGGCAGTTGTCAAAGCCGGGCCAAATGAAATCAATTTTGATTTGACAGAAAATTAG
- a CDS encoding DUF1559 domain-containing protein: MKNNTGHRQKAGFTLIELLVVIAIIAILIALLLPAVQSAREAARRSTCKNNLKQLGLGLHNYHETHGAFPPGSIVTLTNGGSGNTVRWREWMEAGNTSGVGTHGTSWMLQILPFVDQANTYNKWNFNTNVMGNRAVAEVDIPIFYCPSRRSKVRKVDAKLQLDESPGSTTINNAFEKGGTDYGGCKGAGNGFGDGFSGTGHESLGVGASGEWMGTLSGGHLGIFYPNGDTQMRDIKDGTTNTLMTGEMQRLRGNDASLSLDSWSAGGVANIFDTDTAGSSSENGSGNNQGINGGQYEAPGSDHEGGAHFGLADGSVRFISENIDNRTFNRIGTADGDKIPGEF, encoded by the coding sequence ATGAAAAACAATACAGGTCATCGACAGAAAGCGGGATTTACGCTGATTGAGTTGCTGGTCGTGATTGCGATTATCGCGATCCTGATTGCCTTGCTGTTACCGGCTGTGCAATCGGCACGCGAAGCGGCGCGGCGGAGTACCTGCAAGAACAATCTGAAACAACTCGGACTGGGACTCCACAACTATCATGAAACACATGGTGCTTTCCCCCCCGGCTCAATTGTCACACTGACCAATGGTGGCAGTGGTAACACAGTGCGCTGGCGTGAGTGGATGGAAGCAGGGAATACCAGCGGAGTAGGAACGCATGGAACCAGCTGGATGCTCCAGATCTTACCCTTTGTTGATCAGGCAAATACATATAATAAATGGAATTTCAATACCAATGTGATGGGAAACCGGGCTGTTGCGGAAGTGGATATCCCCATCTTCTATTGTCCCTCACGTCGTAGCAAGGTTCGTAAGGTTGATGCAAAACTTCAACTGGATGAATCCCCCGGCTCCACGACAATCAATAATGCATTTGAAAAGGGGGGCACTGATTACGGCGGATGTAAAGGCGCCGGTAACGGATTCGGTGATGGTTTTTCCGGCACCGGGCATGAATCTTTAGGTGTGGGTGCCAGCGGTGAATGGATGGGAACACTCTCAGGAGGCCATCTGGGTATCTTCTATCCGAACGGTGATACGCAAATGCGTGACATCAAAGATGGAACCACCAATACCCTGATGACAGGGGAAATGCAGCGCTTACGCGGGAACGATGCCAGTCTGAGCCTCGACAGCTGGTCCGCCGGTGGGGTCGCCAACATTTTCGACACCGACACTGCCGGTAGCAGTTCCGAAAATGGCAGTGGTAATAACCAGGGCATCAATGGTGGTCAGTACGAAGCCCCTGGGAGCGACCATGAAGGGGGCGCTCATTTCGGTTTAGCCGACGGGTCCGTACGGTTCATCAGCGAAAATATTGATAACCGGACTTTCAACCGGATTGGTACCGCTGACGGCGATAAGATTCCTGGTGAATTTTAA
- a CDS encoding PQQ-binding-like beta-propeller repeat protein: MLTRILAVVTAMLLIGSSTGFAEDWPQWLGPDRSSQWKASEIVDVFPESGLQVEWRAPVGLGYSGPAVVDDKVYVMDYLKKSGKVENNPGGASRLQGEERILCLSADTGKVIWEYKYDRPYDISYAAGPRCTPTVAAGKVYALGAEGNLTCLDAETGKLIWKKDFQKDYQAKSPFWGHAASPLVDGDTLYCLGGGKDSIAVAFNKDTGEELWHSLDHTETGYCPPTLITHNGTKQLLIWHPGSLNSLNPATGKVFWSLPLKPGYGMSVTVPRQQGDYLYVSAIGDEAAWIKLSGDTKPAAEVVWKGKPRSALFCCNSTPYIEGDTVYGSDIQSGDFVAVNLKDGSRRWSTKEVTNAGRRDRHATAFIVKHDEHFFLFTEKGDLILADLTPKGYKEISRFHVLEPTNEAFGRSVVWSHPAFANQSLFARNDKELVRVNLKK; this comes from the coding sequence ATGCTGACGCGTATTCTCGCTGTTGTAACTGCAATGCTGCTCATTGGATCGTCAACCGGTTTTGCAGAAGACTGGCCTCAATGGCTGGGCCCGGATCGTTCGAGTCAATGGAAGGCGTCTGAGATTGTCGATGTCTTTCCTGAATCGGGTCTACAGGTGGAATGGCGAGCCCCCGTTGGATTAGGGTACAGTGGCCCCGCGGTGGTTGACGACAAAGTCTATGTCATGGACTATCTGAAAAAGTCCGGGAAAGTCGAGAATAATCCAGGGGGGGCTTCCCGTCTGCAGGGCGAAGAACGCATCCTCTGCCTGTCCGCAGATACAGGGAAAGTCATCTGGGAATACAAGTATGACCGCCCTTACGATATTTCCTATGCAGCGGGTCCGCGCTGTACTCCCACAGTCGCAGCTGGCAAAGTCTATGCATTGGGAGCCGAGGGAAACCTGACCTGTCTGGATGCTGAAACAGGCAAGCTGATCTGGAAAAAAGATTTTCAGAAAGACTACCAGGCCAAATCACCTTTCTGGGGCCACGCCGCCAGCCCTCTGGTCGATGGCGATACGTTGTACTGCCTGGGCGGCGGCAAAGATTCCATCGCCGTCGCTTTTAATAAAGATACCGGCGAAGAACTCTGGCACTCACTGGATCATACAGAAACTGGATACTGCCCTCCGACCCTGATTACCCATAATGGCACAAAACAACTGCTTATCTGGCATCCAGGTTCATTGAACTCCTTGAATCCTGCGACAGGTAAAGTCTTCTGGTCGCTCCCCCTCAAACCCGGTTATGGGATGTCGGTCACTGTCCCCCGGCAACAGGGAGACTACTTGTATGTCTCCGCCATCGGCGACGAAGCCGCCTGGATCAAACTTTCGGGAGACACAAAACCTGCTGCAGAAGTTGTCTGGAAAGGGAAACCGAGATCCGCCCTGTTCTGTTGCAACAGCACTCCCTACATTGAAGGCGATACTGTTTACGGCAGTGATATTCAGTCGGGAGACTTTGTCGCTGTCAATCTGAAAGACGGCAGTCGCCGCTGGTCTACGAAAGAAGTCACAAATGCAGGCCGCCGTGATCGCCACGCGACCGCTTTTATTGTGAAACATGATGAGCATTTTTTCCTGTTCACGGAAAAAGGGGATTTGATCCTCGCCGACCTCACACCGAAAGGTTACAAAGAAATCAGCCGTTTTCATGTCCTGGAACCAACGAATGAAGCCTTCGGCCGTTCCGTCGTCTGGAGCCACCCGGCGTTTGCCAACCAGTCGCTGTTCGCCCGCAATGACAAGGAACTGGTTCGCGTCAATCTTAAGAAATAA
- a CDS encoding DUF3179 domain-containing protein, with the protein MDSSHLSEEVTVQDPSNTSFPAAPASDKPSQPALLLIAVSGLLFAGWYAWVNQVYFLSFWHNRPVAALTNKPEFNVQGLMLPNHEIVNARIPKDGIPALTTPDFIQNKDATFMKSHDRVAGVCLEGEARAYPLKILDWHEVVNDQIGETPFIVTYCPLSDSLAVYNGQGTGGKIEFGISGYLFNSNQLLYDRTGSGETDGLWSQMMSQAICGPRVQETLMHLPVELTDWQDWKQRYPDTKVLSPETGFPFEYQSTAYKEYLSNDSLMFEVNRQDLRLPKKTPLLGIWVGDQKRAYPVTAYQHLTEATEWEEELEGKKFTLAYHPEAKSLRVVKAESGLNWMYALWFAWYAFYPDTELYPASESTVTTEAVKPDIKILAD; encoded by the coding sequence ATGGATTCCTCTCATCTGAGTGAGGAAGTGACGGTTCAGGATCCGTCAAATACTTCTTTCCCGGCAGCTCCTGCCAGTGATAAACCATCACAGCCAGCATTACTGCTGATTGCTGTTTCAGGTCTGTTATTTGCCGGCTGGTACGCGTGGGTCAATCAGGTTTATTTTCTGTCGTTCTGGCATAATCGCCCGGTGGCGGCGTTGACGAATAAACCGGAGTTCAATGTGCAGGGCCTGATGTTGCCGAACCACGAAATTGTCAATGCACGGATTCCCAAAGATGGTATTCCCGCTTTAACAACCCCTGACTTTATCCAGAACAAAGATGCCACATTTATGAAATCACATGATCGCGTGGCGGGAGTCTGTCTGGAAGGCGAAGCCCGGGCCTACCCACTGAAGATCCTGGATTGGCATGAAGTGGTGAACGACCAGATTGGAGAGACTCCGTTTATCGTGACCTATTGCCCTTTGAGTGATTCGCTGGCGGTATATAACGGCCAGGGAACAGGCGGAAAGATTGAGTTCGGGATCTCTGGTTATCTTTTCAACAGTAATCAGTTGTTGTATGACCGTACCGGATCGGGGGAGACGGATGGGCTCTGGTCACAAATGATGTCTCAGGCTATCTGTGGTCCGCGGGTACAGGAAACGCTGATGCATCTGCCTGTCGAATTGACAGACTGGCAAGACTGGAAACAGCGCTACCCCGATACAAAGGTTCTTTCTCCGGAGACCGGGTTTCCATTTGAGTATCAGTCGACGGCTTACAAAGAATACCTGAGCAATGACAGCCTGATGTTTGAGGTCAACAGACAGGATCTCCGACTTCCGAAAAAAACACCTCTGCTTGGGATCTGGGTGGGAGATCAGAAGCGGGCATATCCGGTAACCGCTTATCAACATCTGACGGAGGCGACCGAGTGGGAAGAGGAACTTGAAGGCAAAAAATTCACACTGGCCTATCATCCCGAAGCAAAATCATTGCGCGTGGTAAAAGCAGAGTCAGGGCTCAACTGGATGTATGCCCTGTGGTTTGCCTGGTATGCTTTTTATCCCGATACCGAACTCTATCCCGCATCGGAATCTACCGTCACGACTGAAGCTGTAAAACCAGACATCAAAATTCTGGCAGACTAA
- a CDS encoding sialidase family protein, whose translation MRTAFLIFLSVALTYFLVDELPAQKSPVLKQVVAVENVCAWPNLTLLPDGTIIAVFHNQPSHGQREGDIDCWASPDGIKWKKRSTVTQHIPNTVRMNHATGLAKNGDLIVLCSGWSNLKQPERPKQAAFRDAILRSWVLRSSDGGRSWTKSEDFPAAEAGWSELIPFGDIWVGADGALHVSCYQGQFKDPSQSTKTKGWKSSHLTSDDDGQTWSVVSVIGPAHNETDLFYLGDKRWLAAARIDKMELIRSNDNGVTWQPPQPVTGRNEINGHLARLKDGRLLLSYGIRVNGRRGVCAKLSSDEGQTWSEPIRISHTADGGDCGYPSSVQKENGEIVTAWYSSDSPQHTGYHLGVTVWNAPDPESN comes from the coding sequence ATGAGAACTGCCTTCTTGATCTTTCTGTCTGTTGCACTCACCTATTTCCTTGTCGACGAGTTGCCAGCTCAGAAATCCCCCGTTCTCAAACAGGTGGTCGCTGTGGAAAACGTCTGTGCCTGGCCGAATCTGACGCTGCTCCCGGACGGAACGATTATCGCAGTGTTTCACAATCAACCCAGTCACGGACAGCGGGAAGGGGACATCGACTGCTGGGCCAGCCCGGATGGAATCAAATGGAAGAAACGCAGCACAGTCACGCAGCATATACCGAACACCGTGCGGATGAATCATGCGACGGGACTGGCGAAGAATGGCGATCTGATTGTACTCTGTTCCGGCTGGAGCAATCTCAAACAGCCGGAGCGTCCCAAGCAGGCAGCCTTTCGGGATGCGATTCTGCGCAGCTGGGTGCTGCGGTCGAGCGATGGGGGGCGCAGCTGGACGAAATCGGAAGACTTCCCGGCAGCAGAAGCAGGCTGGTCTGAATTGATTCCTTTCGGTGACATCTGGGTGGGCGCTGATGGCGCGCTCCATGTCTCCTGCTACCAGGGCCAGTTTAAAGATCCCAGCCAGTCCACCAAAACCAAAGGCTGGAAATCATCGCATTTAACAAGTGACGATGATGGCCAGACCTGGAGTGTGGTCTCTGTCATTGGTCCTGCTCACAATGAAACCGATCTGTTTTACCTGGGAGATAAACGCTGGCTGGCGGCAGCCCGCATCGATAAAATGGAACTGATTCGCAGCAACGATAACGGAGTGACCTGGCAGCCGCCGCAACCTGTGACGGGACGCAATGAGATCAACGGCCATCTGGCGCGTTTGAAAGATGGCCGGTTACTGCTCAGTTATGGCATTCGCGTCAACGGACGGCGGGGCGTGTGTGCGAAGCTCAGCAGCGATGAGGGGCAGACCTGGAGCGAACCGATTCGGATTTCACACACAGCCGATGGCGGGGATTGCGGTTACCCATCCAGTGTTCAGAAGGAAAATGGCGAGATCGTGACAGCCTGGTATTCCAGCGATTCACCACAGCATACAGGATATCATCTCGGTGTGACTGTCTGGAACGCGCCTGACCCTGAATCGAATTAA
- a CDS encoding efflux RND transporter permease subunit, protein MLEGLFYRNRRLLILLIALITVAGLSSFYVLPRMEDPVLTQRVARVNTRFPGADATRVESLVSEKLEEELREIDEIKELRTISRTGMSSMTIELRDDIYKVDEVWSRIRDKIDDARVEFPAGAEEPDFEELEVKAYALIVALVWNNPNDVNYAVLRRSAKQLEDRLRAISGTEDIDTFGDPDEEIVVEVQPDKIASLGLSVKDIAKQVESSDAKLTAGQLRGAKSDLLIDVDTELDSLSRIANTPVQFGSEGHSVQLGDIATIRKGVALPLSSLVIADGKPAVTLGMFVRDNVRIDHWSHAAKAALAEFKQSLADDVSVQTLFDQNRYVEARLSGLVWNLVLGGIAVIAVIVFMMGWRNALVVGTALPLSAFMVLAGLRFLDIPIHQMSVTGLIIALGLLIDNAIVVVDEVRSKLHTGMAPDDAVISTVKHLAVPLLGSTLTTVLAFAPIALMPGPAGEFVGSIAISVILAICSSFFLAMTVIPAIAALFADKNEDPAHAHWWQAGFSHAGLRDMYQKSLDFLFARPLLGVALGCLLPISGFIVAGSLPEQFFPPADRDQVNIELELNAHASLAETRQTIETIRQVVLEHPQVKGIEWFLGESAPQFYYNIVAKRENASNYAQALVQLNSAEGGQALIHALQRELDQKVPHSRVLVRQLEQGPPFDAPIEVRLFGPDLHQLSQSGDELRTILSRTSNVLHHKAELADPLPKLTLKIDEEQARLAGLDHAEISNQLNAALEGSLGGSILEETEELPVRIRVPQARRGSINEIASLQLISSIKTADGQPQFVPLTAIAEVKMSSEVAAISHFNGERMNEVQAYLKAGVLPAEALAEFQSKLKQAGFELPPGYRLEWGGEASKRNDAVGNLLANVGVLMVLMVATLVLSFASFRVAALVGTVGMLSIGLGLGMLWLFDFPFGFMAIVGSMGLAGVAINDAIVVLAELRANPEARKGNRVVVRDVVLRSTRHVVATSLTTVAGFAPLVIAGGGFWPPLAITIAGGVGGATLLALYYIPSAYILVMCRQCPLRAVADEPVSRKDESTLISRLKDSLPALR, encoded by the coding sequence ATGCTGGAAGGATTATTTTATCGAAATCGGCGGTTACTTATCTTGCTGATCGCGCTGATCACCGTCGCCGGTCTCTCCAGTTTTTACGTGCTGCCTCGCATGGAAGACCCCGTATTGACGCAGCGGGTCGCGCGGGTCAATACCCGCTTCCCGGGAGCCGATGCGACGCGGGTAGAATCTCTGGTTTCCGAAAAGCTGGAAGAAGAACTGCGAGAGATTGATGAGATCAAGGAGCTGCGGACCATCTCCCGGACTGGTATGTCCTCTATGACAATTGAGCTTCGTGACGATATTTATAAAGTCGATGAAGTCTGGTCGCGAATCCGGGATAAAATTGATGATGCCCGGGTCGAATTTCCTGCAGGGGCAGAAGAACCCGATTTTGAAGAGCTGGAAGTCAAAGCCTACGCATTGATTGTGGCGCTGGTGTGGAATAATCCGAACGATGTGAACTATGCCGTGCTGCGTCGCTCTGCCAAACAACTGGAAGATCGTCTGCGGGCGATTTCCGGGACAGAAGACATTGATACATTCGGCGATCCGGATGAAGAGATCGTTGTGGAAGTCCAGCCTGATAAAATTGCTTCGCTGGGATTAAGTGTGAAAGATATCGCGAAGCAGGTGGAATCATCGGATGCCAAGTTAACTGCTGGCCAGTTGCGCGGTGCGAAAAGTGATTTGCTGATTGACGTCGATACCGAACTGGATTCCCTTTCACGGATTGCCAATACACCGGTGCAGTTCGGTTCGGAAGGCCATTCTGTGCAGTTGGGTGATATCGCGACGATTCGTAAAGGTGTCGCTTTGCCGTTGAGCAGTCTGGTGATCGCGGATGGCAAGCCTGCGGTCACGCTGGGGATGTTTGTGCGGGACAATGTGCGGATTGATCACTGGAGCCACGCAGCAAAAGCGGCGTTGGCCGAGTTCAAACAGTCGCTGGCAGACGATGTGAGCGTGCAGACTCTGTTCGATCAGAACCGCTATGTTGAGGCGCGTCTCAGCGGGCTCGTCTGGAACCTCGTGCTGGGGGGAATCGCGGTGATCGCGGTGATCGTGTTCATGATGGGCTGGCGAAATGCGCTGGTGGTGGGAACCGCATTGCCGTTATCCGCGTTCATGGTACTCGCAGGATTGCGTTTCCTGGATATCCCCATTCATCAGATGTCAGTCACCGGGTTGATTATCGCGCTGGGTTTGTTGATTGATAATGCAATTGTGGTGGTGGATGAAGTCCGGTCCAAATTACATACGGGGATGGCTCCCGATGACGCCGTGATTTCCACCGTGAAACATCTGGCAGTTCCTTTACTGGGATCAACTCTAACGACGGTGCTTGCTTTTGCACCGATCGCATTAATGCCCGGGCCCGCGGGTGAGTTCGTCGGTTCCATCGCCATCAGCGTGATTCTGGCGATTTGCAGTTCCTTCTTCCTGGCGATGACGGTCATCCCTGCCATTGCGGCTCTGTTTGCTGATAAGAATGAAGATCCGGCACATGCACACTGGTGGCAAGCAGGCTTCAGTCATGCTGGTCTGCGTGACATGTATCAGAAATCGCTGGATTTTCTATTCGCACGTCCGTTGCTGGGGGTGGCGCTGGGATGTCTGCTGCCGATCAGCGGCTTTATTGTCGCTGGTTCGCTGCCGGAGCAGTTCTTTCCACCTGCAGACCGCGATCAGGTCAATATTGAACTGGAGTTGAATGCACACGCGTCACTTGCTGAGACCCGGCAGACCATCGAAACGATCCGCCAGGTGGTACTGGAACATCCCCAGGTCAAGGGGATCGAATGGTTTCTGGGGGAAAGCGCACCACAGTTTTACTACAATATCGTTGCCAAGCGAGAAAATGCTTCAAATTATGCCCAGGCGCTCGTACAGCTGAACTCCGCGGAAGGAGGCCAGGCTCTGATTCATGCTCTGCAACGGGAACTGGACCAGAAAGTACCCCATTCGCGTGTGCTGGTGCGACAGCTGGAACAGGGGCCACCTTTCGACGCACCGATTGAAGTGCGCCTGTTCGGACCTGACCTGCATCAGCTCAGCCAGAGTGGAGATGAACTGCGGACGATATTGAGTCGTACGTCGAATGTACTGCATCACAAAGCGGAACTCGCAGATCCCCTTCCGAAACTGACATTGAAGATCGACGAAGAACAGGCACGACTGGCGGGACTGGATCATGCGGAAATCTCCAATCAGTTAAACGCAGCACTGGAAGGTTCCCTGGGGGGAAGTATCCTCGAAGAGACAGAAGAACTGCCTGTACGGATTCGCGTGCCTCAGGCGCGGCGAGGTTCGATCAATGAAATTGCTTCGTTGCAGTTGATCTCCAGTATCAAGACCGCTGACGGACAGCCGCAGTTTGTCCCCTTGACGGCGATTGCCGAAGTCAAAATGTCATCGGAAGTGGCAGCCATTTCTCATTTCAATGGGGAGCGGATGAATGAAGTGCAGGCTTATCTCAAAGCAGGGGTCCTGCCCGCGGAAGCACTGGCGGAATTTCAGTCAAAATTGAAGCAGGCGGGCTTTGAACTTCCGCCCGGTTATCGACTGGAATGGGGCGGAGAAGCATCCAAGCGAAATGATGCGGTCGGCAATCTGCTGGCGAATGTCGGCGTGTTGATGGTCCTGATGGTGGCGACGCTGGTATTGTCTTTCGCTTCGTTTCGCGTGGCGGCGCTGGTGGGGACTGTCGGTATGCTTTCGATTGGACTGGGGCTGGGGATGCTGTGGCTGTTTGATTTTCCCTTTGGTTTCATGGCGATTGTCGGATCGATGGGTCTGGCGGGGGTCGCGATTAACGATGCCATCGTCGTGCTGGCAGAACTGCGTGCCAACCCCGAAGCACGCAAGGGGAATCGTGTTGTCGTTCGCGATGTCGTTTTGCGATCGACGCGGCATGTGGTCGCGACTTCTCTGACAACGGTGGCTGGCTTTGCACCGCTGGTGATAGCCGGAGGCGGGTTCTGGCCTCCATTGGCGATCACGATTGCCGGGGGTGTAGGAGGCGCGACGCTGTTGGCGCTCTATTATATTCCCTCGGCTTACATTCTGGTGATGTGCCGTCAGTGTCCGCTCCGTGCCGTTGCTGACGAACCGGTCTCCCGGAAAGACGAATCCACGCTGATCTCCAGGCTCAAAGACAGTCTGCCGGCCCTGCGGTAA